The DNA sequence GTTGTTTTATCAGAAGGGACTACAGGCTTTTACTTTGACGATCAGAAAGCCATTAAGAAGGGCGCAGGCCACGACGGATTCTTTTACACCGGCGAAGCCGTTACCCCAGGCTTCTCCAAGATCCGCCAGAAGGGCGAAGCCATCTCCGTGATGCTCGTACTCGAAGACGGACAGGTAGCCCTGGGCGAATGTGCTGCCGTGCAGTACTCCGGAGCCGGCGGCCGGGATCCGCTGTTCCTGGCACAGGATTTCATTCCGGTCATCGAATCTGAGATCGCGCCCAAGCTGATCGGACGGGAACTGACTTCCTTCCGGGAACTGGCTGAAGAAGTCGATGCGATGGAGCATAACGGCAAGAAGTTCCATACCGCAATCCGTTACGGCGTCACCCAGGCGATTCTGGATGCCGTGGCCAAGAGCCAGCACCGCACCATGGCCGAAGTCGTGGTGGATGAATACCAGACCGGCGTCGAACTGAAGCGGATTCCGATCTTTACTCAGTCCGGCGATGACCGCTACAACAACGTAGACAAAATGATCATCAAGGGAGCCGATGTCCTCCCCCACGCCCTGATCAACAATGTGGAAGAAAAACTCGGCCGCAACGGCGAGATCCTGAAGGACTATGTGCTCTGGCTCAGACAGCGTATTTCCGAGCAAAAGCAGAGCGAAGGCTATGAGCCGATCCTGCACATCGACGTATACGGCACCATCGGACAGGCCTTTGCCAACGACTTCAAGCGCGTGGCTGAATATGTTGCCGAGCTCGGCGAAATCGCCAAGCCCTACCACCTCCGGATCGAAGGACCGGTCGATGTGGATGAGCGCGAAGCTCAGATCAAGGCCCTGGCTGAAATCACCCGTTACCTGGCCGAAGCCGGATCGGACGTGGAGATCGTAGCGGACGAGTGGTGCAACACCTACGAAGACGTCGTGGATTTTGCCGATGCCAACGCCGGCCACATGCTCCAGGTCAAGACACCTGACCTGGGTGGCGTCAACAACACCATCGAAGCCCTGCTCTACTGCCGCAAGACCGGCAAGGGAGCATACAGCGGCGGAACCTGCAACGAAACCAACCGTTCCGCTGAAATCCTGACCAACATCGCCATGGCCTGCGGAGCCACTCAGTGTCTGGCCAAACCGGGCATGGGCGTCGATGAAGGTTACATGATCGTCAACAATGAAATGAATCGGGTCCTGGCCCTGAGCCGTCGCAGAAAGAACAGCTAAGCACAGGCGATCCCCGGCTGGACCGGAACCAGCAAAGGCCTGCCAGCAATGGCAGGCCTTTGACGAAACCAGACATATGGCGTAAGCTTGATTTTGGCAAGACCGAATCAGGAGAAAAGCCGGGTGATCCGAAGGCCGGCTGCGATTCATCCCGATTACCGGCTGCCGGGCTGACTGTCCGGCCGAAGGCGCCAAACTGAGAACCGATATCGTGCCGCGAGGCGCAAGAACGAGAAGATCCCGGAGAGGAGAACGACATGAGTACAATCAGAGAAATCAATGTGGGCGAAGTGACCAAAGCTGTCCGTCAGCTGGCCATGGACGCCAATTATTATCTGCCGGAGGACGTCAAGGGCCGTCTGGTAGAGTCCCAGAAGAAGGAAAAATGGATCCTGGCCTCGGATACCCTGGGCCGGATCATCAACAATGCGGACCTGGCCGCTCAGGAACAGCTGCCGATGTGCCAGGATACCGGCATGGCTGTAGTATTTGTTGAACTGGGTCAGGATGTCCATCTGGTGGGCGGCACGCTGGAAGACGCCATCAATGAAGGCGTTCGCCAGGGCTATGCCGACGGTTTCCTGCGCAAGTCCGTGGTGGAGGATCCCCTCAACCGGATCAATACCAAAGACAATACCCCGGCCGTCATCAATCTGTCCCTGGTTCCGGGCGACCGCCTGAAAATCCAGGTCGCGCCCAAGGGTTTCGGTTCAGAAAACATGAGCCAGATGAAGATGCTCAAACCTTCGGACGGTCTGGCCGGCGTCAAGGAATTCATCCTGAAAGTCTGCCGGGAAGCCGGACCCAATGCCTGCCCGCCCATCGTGGTCGGTGTCGGCCTGGGCGGAACCTTTGACAAGGCGGCTGCCCTGGCCAAGAAGGCGCTGATGCGCCCGCTGGATCAGCCCAATGCCAAACCCTTCTACCAGGACCTTGAAGCGGAGCTGCTGGATGAGATCAACCGCCTGGGCATCGGCCCTCAGGGCTATGGCGGACAGACGACAGCCATTGCCGTAGCCATCGAATACTACCCGACCCATATCGCCGGCCTGCCGGTTGCTGTGAACATCAACTGCCACGCGACGCGGCACAAGGAAATCATTTTATAGGAGGGGCACCATGGAACAACATGTACATCAGAAAGAGGATCAAGTGAAGCGCATCCTGGCCCCGCTGACCCGTGAAGCCATCGCTTCGCTGCGGGCCGGGGACATCGTGCTTTTGTCCGGCGTCATCTATACCGGACGCGACGCCGCCCATAAGCGGCTGGTGGAAGCCCTGGACCGGGGCGAGACCCTGCCCTTTGAACTGAAGGACCAGGTCATCTATTATGTCGGACCCACCCCGGAAAAGCCGGGCCAGATCTTCGGCTCTGCCGGGCCCACCACCAGCTATCGCATGGACGCCTATGCGCCGCGGCTGCTGGATTTAGGCCTGAAGGGCATGATCGGCAAGGGCTATCGCAGTGACGAAGTCACCGAATCCATTAAAAAGAACGGGGCGGTCTACTTCGGCGCCATCGGTGGTCTGGGGGCCATCATCGGCAAGAGCGTTCGCGAAGCGGTCATCATCGCGTATGAAGACCTGGGAGCGGAAGCCATCCGCCGACTGGTCGTGGAAGATCTTCCCCTGACGGTTCTGACTGACAGCCAGGGCAATGACCTCTATAAGATCGGACAGGCTCAGTACCTGGAATGGAGGGAATCCCATGACGCTGAATAAACCGGCCAAAGCCGGATCCCTGGAATCCAATGACATTCTGATCCAGGTCTATCCGGCCGCCGATCGGACCATTGAACTGGAATCACCGGTCAAGCAGCAGTTTGGTGACGCCATCCTGGCCGTCATCAATGAAGTGCTGGATGAAATGCAGGTGGAAGCGGTCCGGGTTATCGCCAAGGATCGCGGGGCACTGGATTTTGCCATCCGGGCCAGAGTGCGCACCGCGCTGGAAAGGGGGGCATAAGGCATGAAAGGACT is a window from the Clostridiaceae bacterium HFYG-1003 genome containing:
- a CDS encoding methylaspartate ammonia-lyase, with the protein product MKIIDVVLSEGTTGFYFDDQKAIKKGAGHDGFFYTGEAVTPGFSKIRQKGEAISVMLVLEDGQVALGECAAVQYSGAGGRDPLFLAQDFIPVIESEIAPKLIGRELTSFRELAEEVDAMEHNGKKFHTAIRYGVTQAILDAVAKSQHRTMAEVVVDEYQTGVELKRIPIFTQSGDDRYNNVDKMIIKGADVLPHALINNVEEKLGRNGEILKDYVLWLRQRISEQKQSEGYEPILHIDVYGTIGQAFANDFKRVAEYVAELGEIAKPYHLRIEGPVDVDEREAQIKALAEITRYLAEAGSDVEIVADEWCNTYEDVVDFADANAGHMLQVKTPDLGGVNNTIEALLYCRKTGKGAYSGGTCNETNRSAEILTNIAMACGATQCLAKPGMGVDEGYMIVNNEMNRVLALSRRRKNS
- a CDS encoding fumarate hydratase, with product MREINVGEVTKAVRQLAMDANYYLPEDVKGRLVESQKKEKWILASDTLGRIINNADLAAQEQLPMCQDTGMAVVFVELGQDVHLVGGTLEDAINEGVRQGYADGFLRKSVVEDPLNRINTKDNTPAVINLSLVPGDRLKIQVAPKGFGSENMSQMKMLKPSDGLAGVKEFILKVCREAGPNACPPIVVGVGLGGTFDKAAALAKKALMRPLDQPNAKPFYQDLEAELLDEINRLGIGPQGYGGQTTAIAVAIEYYPTHIAGLPVAVNINCHATRHKEIIL
- a CDS encoding Fe-S-containing hydro-lyase; translation: MEQHVHQKEDQVKRILAPLTREAIASLRAGDIVLLSGVIYTGRDAAHKRLVEALDRGETLPFELKDQVIYYVGPTPEKPGQIFGSAGPTTSYRMDAYAPRLLDLGLKGMIGKGYRSDEVTESIKKNGAVYFGAIGGLGAIIGKSVREAVIIAYEDLGAEAIRRLVVEDLPLTVLTDSQGNDLYKIGQAQYLEWRESHDAE
- the citD gene encoding citrate lyase acyl carrier protein codes for the protein MTLNKPAKAGSLESNDILIQVYPAADRTIELESPVKQQFGDAILAVINEVLDEMQVEAVRVIAKDRGALDFAIRARVRTALERGA